The following coding sequences are from one Gossypium raimondii isolate GPD5lz chromosome 4, ASM2569854v1, whole genome shotgun sequence window:
- the LOC105779854 gene encoding kelch repeat-containing protein At3g27220, translating to MAKNHQPQWKNNNCTKFVLLVTFSCLVGLACILNLASSCSFYLSYLSFTSNWVSHKPPFFVVPRAGEDPKISTKVGEGRSSQRFISATFADIAAPDLPWEQMPSAPVVRLDGSSIQINNLFYVLSGYGTLDYVHSHVDVYNFTDNTWFARFDAPKYMANSHLGVASDGRYIYVVSGQYGPQCRGPTSATYVLDTQTRQWHDFPPLPVPRYAPATQLWRGRLHVMGGSKENRHTPGLEHWSIAVKDGNALEKNWRSEIPIPRGGPHRSRYCSFRDILSRFPSLPVPSQPPFLT from the exons ATGGCAAAAAATCATCAACCTCAATGGAAGAACAACAATTGCACCAAATTTGTATTGCTTGTCACCTTTTCCTGCCTTGTGGGATTGGCTTGCATTTTAAATCTCGcttcttcttgttctttctACTTGTCTTATCTTAGCTTCACCTCCAATTGGGTGTCTCACAAACCTCCTTTCTTTGTCGTCCCAAGAGCTGGAGAAGACCCCAAAATTTCTACCAAG GTAGGAGAGGGACGTAGCTCTCAGCGATTCATATCAGCAACATTTGCGGACATAGCAGCACCTGATTTGCCATGGGAACAAATGCCATCAGCACCGGTTGTACGACTTGATGGATCATCAATACAgattaacaatcttttttatgtTCTTTCAGGATATGGCACCCTCGACTAT GTGCACTCTCATGTAGATGTGTATAATTTCACAGATAATACATGGTTTGCGAGGTTTGATGCACCAAAATACATGGCGAATTCACATTTAGGAGTGGCCAGTGATGGGAGATACATATATGTGGTGTCAGGTCAGTATGGCCCCCAATGTAGAGGCCCCACTTCTGCAACTTATGTTCTTGATACTCAGACAAGGCAATGGCATGACTTTCCTCCTTTACCTGTCCCTAG gtacGCTCCTGCAACTCAGCTGTGGAGAGGCCGACTCCATGTGATGGGGGGCAGCAAAGAAAACCGCCACACGCCTGGATTGGAGCATTGGAGTATAGCTGTAAAAGATGGCAATGCATTGGAGAAAAACTGGCGGTCCGAGATCCCGATTCCTCGTGGAGGACCACACAGGTCTCGCTACTGCTCTTTCAGAGACATTCTTTCAAGATTCCCTTCCCTACCCGTCCCCTCCCAACCTCCCTTTTTAACATGA
- the LOC105779855 gene encoding COP9 signalosome complex subunit 3 has protein sequence MNSVEGLLTQIQGLSSTASDVLSLQNVLKQADESLHAESTRLLPFLDQLDPSKHSLGYLYFLEACTAGPVTTESASSFVLVIARFISSCVAEQIRLAPDKFISVCKRFKDQVLLLEEPLRGVAPMLTAVRKLQSSTEHLTTLHPEFLLLCLLAKCYKTGLSILEEDIFEVDQPRDLYLYCYYGGMICIGQKCFRKALELLHNVVTAPMSTINAIAVEAYKKYILVSLIHHGQLSTSLPKYASGVAQRNLKSLCLSYIELANSYNNGKIADLETYVQANMEKFGSDNNLGLVKQVVSSIYKRNIQRLTQTYLTLSLQDIANTVQLNSPKEAEMHVLQMIQDGEIYATINQKDGMVRFLEDPELYKTCEMIEHIDLSIQRLMTLSKKLTVMDELISCDPLYLGKAGRERQRFDFDDFDSVPQRFNI, from the exons ATGAATTCAGTGGAAGGTTTACTGACTCAAATCCAGGGGCTATCAAGCACCGCCTCCGATGTTTTATCCCTACAAAATGTGCTTAAACAAGCTGATGAGTCGCTCCATGCCGAGTCCACTCGGTTGTTGCCTTTTCTCGACCAACTCGACCCTTCCAAACACTCTCTCGGTTACCTCTATTTCCT AGAGGCTTGCACTGCTGGTCCAGTTACAACAGAATCAGCTAGTTCATTTGTGTTAGTCATTGCCAGATTTATCAGTTCATGTGTTGCTGAGCAAATACGCTTGGCTCCTGATAAGT TTATATCTGTTTGTAAGAGGTTCAAGGACCAAGTTCTGTTGCTTGAGGAACCCTTGCGTGGCGTGGCTCCAATGCTGACTGCTGTTCGGAAGCTTCAGTCTTCGACTGAACATTTGACTACTTTACATCCCGagtttcttttactttgtttGTTAGCAAAGTGTTACAAAACCGGTCTCTCCATTCTGGAGGAAGATATTTTCGAGGTTGATCAGCCAAGGGACCTTTATCTCTATTGCTACTATGG GGGAATGATATGCATTGGACAAAAGTGTTTTCGGAAAGCATTGGAGCTTCTACACAAT GTTGTGACCGCTCCAATGTCTACCATCAACGCTATAGCTGTTGAGgcttacaaaaaatatatattggtCTCTCTTATTCACCATGGACAG CTTTCTACCAGTCTCCCCAAGTATGCTTCAGGAGTTGCTCAGAGAAACTTGAAGAGCTTATGTCTG TCATATATCGAACTGGCAAATAGTTATAACAATGGGAAAATTGCAGACTTAGAGACTTATGTTCAGGCAAACATGGAGAAATTTGGAAGT GACAACAATCTAGGTTTGGTGAAGCAGGTTGTATCATCTATATACAAGCGAAACATCCAGAGGTTGACCCAGACATATTTAACGCTCTCACTTCAGGACATAGCTAACACGGTGCAACTGAATAGCCCCAAGGAGGCAGAAATGCATGTCCTTCAAATG ATCCAAGATGGTGAGATATATGCAACAATCAACCAGAAGGATGGGATGGTTAGATTCCTAGAGGATCCTGAACTATATAAGACCTGTGAAATGATAGAGCATATTGACTTATCGATCCAAAG GTTGATGACCCTCTCAAAGAAGCTGACTGTTATGGATGAACTCATTTCATGTGATCCATTGTATCTAGGAAAA GCTGGGAGAGAGCGACAAAGGTTCGACTTTGATGACTTTGACAGTGTTCCTCAGAGGTTTAATATTTGA
- the LOC105780996 gene encoding lysine histidine transporter 1, producing the protein METQPSSDNGYAGNNTSSEENLKRQKEIDEWLPITSSRNAKWWYSAFHNVTAMVGAGVLSLPYALSELGWGPGVAILVLSWIITLYTLWQMVEMHEMVPGKRFDRYHELGQYAFGEKLGLYIVVPQQLIVEVGVCIVYMVTGGKSLEKFHDTVCSTCKQIKLTYFIMIFASVHFVLSHLPNFNSISGVSLAAAVMSLSYSTIAWGASVAKGVQPEVQYGYKAKTAAGTVFNFFSGLGDIAFAYAGHNVVLEIQATIPSTPEKPSKGPMWKGVIVAYIVVALCYFPVALIGYWMFGNSIEDNILISLEKPAWLIAMANIFVVIHVIGSYQIYAMPVFDMIETVLVKKLNFRPSTTLRFFVRNFYVAFTMFIAITFPFFGGLLGFFGGFAFAPTTYFLPCIIWLAIYKPKKFGLSWWTNWICIVFGVCLMVLSPIGGLRQIILQAKEYEFYS; encoded by the exons ATGGAAACTCAACCTTCTTCCGATAATGGTTATGCCGGGAACAACACTAGT TctgaagaaaatttaaaaaggcagaaagaaattgatgaatggCTGCCAATTACATCATCAAGGAATGCGAAATGGTGGTATTCAGCTTTCCACAATGTGACAGCAATGGTTGGAGCTGGTGTCCTCAGTCTCCCCTATGCATTATCAGAACTTGGGTG GGGACCTGGTGTGGCTATCCTAGTCCTATCATGGATCATAACTCTCTATACTCTATGGCAAATGGTCGAGATGCACGAGATGGTTCCCGGAAAACGTTTCGACCGATACCATGAACTCGGCCAATACGCCTTTGGCGAAAAACTCGGTCTCTACATTGTGGTGCCACAACAACTTATTGTTGAAGTTGGTGTCTGTATAGTTTACATGGTTACAGGCGGTAAATCATTGGAGAAGTTCCATGACACTGTCTGCAGTACCTGCAAACAGATAAAACTAACCTATTTCATCATGATTTTCGCCTCCGTTCACTTTGTGCTGTCTCACCTCCCCAACTTCAACTCCATTTCTGGTGTCTCCTTGGCTGCAGCAGTCATGTCCTTGAG TTACTCTACAATTGCTTGGGGAGCTTCAGTGGCTAAGGGTGTTCAACCAGAGGTACAATATGGGTACAAAGCCAAGACTGCAGCAGGGACAGTGTTCAATTTCTTCAGTGGTTTGGGAGATATAGCTTTTGCCTATGCAGGCCACAATGTGGTCTTGGAGATCCAAGCTACAATCCCATCTACACCCGAAAAGCCCTCAAAAGGACCGATGTGGAAAGGCGTTATCGTTGCATATATCGTCGTGGCCTTGTGCTACTTCCCTGTTGCCTTAATTGGCTACTGGATGTTCGGCAATTCTATCGAAGACAACATTCTCATCTCATTGGAGAAACCAGCATGGCTTATTGCAATGGCTAACATATTTGTAGTTATTCACGTGATTGGAAGCTACCAG ATCTATGCAATGCCGGTGTTCGACATGATCGAGACCGTACTAGTAAAGAAACTAAATTTCAGACCCTCGACGACACTTCGATTCTTTGTTCGAAACTTTTATGTTG CATTTACGATGTTTATTGCCATTACCTTTCCCTTCTTTGGTGGTCTTCTCGGATTTTTCGGAGGATTTGCCTTTGCACCAACAACATACTTT cTGCCTTGCATCATATGGCTTGCCATCTACAAACCAAAGAAATTCGGACTATCATGGTGGACTAACTGG ATCTGCATCGTATTTGGTGTATGCTTGATGGTGCTGTCACCAATTGGAGGGTTGAGACAGATCATACTGCAAGCCAAAGAATATGAATTTTACTCTTAA
- the LOC128040567 gene encoding kelch repeat-containing protein At3g27220-like gives MLQLVNGDFMACFSMFDVPFSWLFSTYIHYLQVVYGDVYLLEGEMKKWKVLPPMPKPNSHIECSWVIVNNSIIITGGTTEKHPVNKRMILVGEVFQFNLDSLTWSVIGKLPYRVKTTLAAFWDGYLYFTSGQRDRGPVNPQPMKVVGEMYRAKINV, from the exons ATGTTACAGCTAGTTAATGGAGATTTTATGGCATGTTTTTCTATGTTTGATGTTCCATTTTCTTGGCTTTTCTCAACCTATATTCATTATCTTCAGGTGGTGTACGGTGATGTTTACTTGCTAGAAGGTGAAATGAAGAAATGGAAAGTCTTACCTCCAATGCCAAAACCAAACTCCCATATAGAATGTTCTTGGGTGATTGTCAACAACTCAATCATAATTACAGGCGGTACAACAGAAAAGCATCCAGTGAACAAGAGGATGATACTTGTTGGGGAGGTTTTTCAGTTTAATTTAGACTCGCTG ACTTGGTCAGTGATTGGAAAGCTTCCTTACAGGGTGAAGACTACCCTAGCTGCTTTCTGGGATGGATATTTGTATTTTACATCAGGGCAACGAGACAGAGGACCAGTTAATCCACAGCCGATGAAGGTCGTTGGAGAGATGTATAGAGCCAAAATTAACGTCTGA
- the LOC105779853 gene encoding uncharacterized protein LOC105779853, protein MELTCLHNKFNLSALPHLSLPSSKNPNPRFFSRKRNNLCLASTSDTLVTGSGKEVSSKKDAELGDLKSWMHKNGLPPCKVVLKERPSYDEKHRPIHYVAACEDLRAGDVAFSVPNSLVVTLERVLGNETVAELLTTNKLSELACLALYLMYEKKQGKKSFWYPYIRELDRQRGRGQLAVESPLLWSDDELAYLTGSPTKAEILERAEGIKREYNELDTVWFMAGSLFQQYPYDIPTEAFPFEIFKQAFVAVQSCVVHLQKVPLARRFALVPLGPPLLAYRSNCKAMLSAVAGAVELVVDRPYKAGEPIVVWCGPQPNSKLLINYGFVDDDNSYDRLVVEAALNTEDPQYQDKRLVVQRNGKLSVQAFPVYAGKEKEAVSDMLPYFRLGYVSDPSEMQSVLSSQGPVCPVSSCMERAVLDQLADYFKRRLAGYPTTLNEDESLLSDPNLNPKKRVATQLVRLEKKILHACLQATMDLIDQLPDHTVSPCPAPYAPLLK, encoded by the exons ATGGAGCTCACTTGTTTGCATAACAAATTCAATTTGTCTGCTTTGCCTCACCTTTCACTTCCATCCTCCAAGAACCCTAACCCCAGATTCTTTTCTAGAAAAAGGAACAATCTTTGTCTGGCCTCAACTTCTGATACCCTTGTGACTGGCTCCGGAAAAGAAGTTAGCAGCAAGAAAGATGCTGAATTGGGGGACTTGAAATCTTGGATGCACAAAAATGGCTTGCCACCCTGTAAAGTTGTTCTCAAAGAGAGGCCTTCTTATGATGAGAAGCATAGACCTATACATTACGTCGCTGCCTGTGAGGATCTTCGG GCGGGTGACGTGGCTTTTTCGGTGCCGAATTCATTGGTTGTAACGCTTGAGAGAGTGCTGGGAAATGAGACTGTTG CGGAACTTTTGACAACAAACAAGTTGTCAGAATTGGCATGCTTAGCGTTGTACTTAATGTATGAGAAGAAGCAAGGAAAGAAATCATTCTGGTATCCATATATTAGAGAGCTTGATCGCCAACGTGGAAGGGGCCAGCTGGCTGTGGAATCTCCACTTCTATGGTCAGATGATGAATTGGCTTACCTAACGGGTAGCCCCACTAAG GCTGAAATTCTTGAAAGGGCTGAAGGAATAAAGAGAGAGTATAATGAACTTGATACTGTTTGGTTTATGGCTGGGTCTCTCTTTCAG CAATATCCCTATGATATACCTACTGAGGCCTTTCCATTTGAGATTTTCAAACAAGCCTTTGTTGCTGTTCAGTCTTGTGTGGTGCATTTACAG AAAGTACCTTTGGCTCGGAGATTTGCATTAGTTCCTCTTGGACCCCCATTGCTAGCTTACAGGAGCAATTGCAAGGCAATGTTAAGTGCTGTTGCTGGTGCTGTTGAACTAGTGGTTGATCGCCCATATAAGGCTGGGGAACCTATTGTTGTCTG GTGTGGACCACAGCCTAATTCGAAACTTCTTATAAACTATGGTTTTGTTGATGATGATAATTCTTATGATCGCCTGGTTGTTGAG GCAGCTTTGAATACTGAGGATCCTCAATATCAAGACAAGAGACTGGTTGTTCAAAGAAATGGAAAACTATCTGTACAAGCTTTTCCT GTTTATGCAGGGAAGGAAAAAGAAGCTGTCTCGGATATGCTTCCATATTTTCGATTAGGCTATGTTTCAGATCCTTCTGAGATGCAATCTGTCCTTTCTTCTCAAGGTCCAGTCTGCCCG GTGAGCTCATGTATGGAACGAGCGGTGCTAGACCAGCTTGCTGATTATTTCAAGAGACGCTTGGCTGGCTACCCTACTACACTGAATGAAGATGAGTCATTG TTGTCAGATCCAAACTTGAATCCCAAGAAACGAGTTGCCACTCAGCTTGTTAGgttggaaaagaaaattctcCATGCATGTTTGCAGGCAACAATGGATCTGATTGACCAGTTACCTGATCACACTGTGTCTCCATGCCCTGCACCTTATGCCCCCCTGTTGAAATAA